From Bos taurus isolate L1 Dominette 01449 registration number 42190680 breed Hereford chromosome 29, ARS-UCD2.0, whole genome shotgun sequence, a single genomic window includes:
- the LOC112444902 gene encoding transmembrane protein 216-like, whose amino-acid sequence MNGWYCATYFLLEPFAFLSKDLLLPFPTANLVPDVMMLFLYLGTEVIGLFFGTKGSLCQWKMPHGINVVLTFLSTMVASYYLLLQTSVIRLEAIMNSILLFFCSSELLLEVLTLATSSSMDRT is encoded by the coding sequence ATGAATGGATGGTATTGTGCTACCTATTTCCTGCTAGAACCCTTTGCATTTCTGTCTAAAGATCTCCTGCTCCCATTTCCAACAGCCAATCTAGTGCCGGATGTGATGATGCTCTTCCTGTATCTTGGAACTGAAGTAATTGGATTATTTTTTGGTACAAAGGGAAGTCTCTGCCAATGGAAGATGCCACATGGTATTAATGTGGTCTTGACCTTCCTGTCCACCATGGTGGCCTCCTATTACCTGCTGTTGCAGACCTCTGTGATCCGCCTGGAAGCCATCATGAACAGCATCTTGCTCTTCTTCTGTAGCTCAGAGCTGCTGCTTGAGGTGCTAACCCTGGCCACTTCCTCCAGTATGGACAGGACATAA